The Candidatus Methylomirabilota bacterium genome contains the following window.
TTGCCGCCCGGAGCTGAGGAATGATCACGAAATTCGACACGATCTACGCCGGCCACGTCGACATGGACGACATCGGATACGGCGGCACCGCGGTGAACGACCGCCGGTTCCCCAACGAGCACCTCGTCACCGCCTACGACAAGGCGCGCGCCATCGCGCAACTGATGGATCGTGCCGGCTACGATGCGCTCTGGCTCGCGGAGCATCATTTCCAGCCGGAAGGCTACGAGTGCATCCCGAACATCCTCCTGCTGGCCGTCGACCTCGCGCACCGGACGCAGCGACTGAAGCTCGGCTGCGGCTTCAACATCACCCCGATGTGGCATCCGTTGCGGCTGGCGGAGGACTTCGCCGCGGCGAGCATCCTGACGGGCGGGCGCGTGATCTTCGGCGTCGGGCGCGGCTATCACACCCGCGAGGTCGAGACCTTCGGCTCTCCCCTGCTCGACCAGGCCGCCAACCGGGACCTCTTCGAAGAGCAGGTCGACATCATCTTCAAGGCCTTCAGCAGCGAGTCCTTCTCCCATCAGGGGAAGCACTACACCATTCCGCCCCGCGTCCCCTACCGCGGCTACGAGCTGCGGGAGATCACCCTGGTGCCGCGGCCGACCCACCCGGTCGAGTGCTGGCAGCCGATCCAGAGCGCCTCCCGGCGCGGCCTCGAC
Protein-coding sequences here:
- a CDS encoding LLM class flavin-dependent oxidoreductase, with product MITKFDTIYAGHVDMDDIGYGGTAVNDRRFPNEHLVTAYDKARAIAQLMDRAGYDALWLAEHHFQPEGYECIPNILLLAVDLAHRTQRLKLGCGFNITPMWHPLRLAEDFAAASILTGGRVIFGVGRGYHTREVETFGSPLLDQAANRDLFEEQVDIIFKAFSSESFSHQGKHYTIPPRVPYRGYELREITLVPRPTHPVECWQPIQSASRRGLDFMVKHGIKGIIGGGVAEGGALQSVVEGYRDARRRAGRDAQLGEGLNIGFHFHLADTQENAIKAAAGYFEENLKMFGPLRLVRDLSDAQIEAMADPRR